The segment aacacatcCAACTTGAATGTGTATGTGCTTCTCCCATATGAAGTGCTTGCTTCAAGTTTTGAAGCCTGAGAGCTACAGATAAAGGTATCCTAGAGCAAGCATCCATCTCTAATAGAAGAAGTTACAGGGTATTAAACAATGCCGTGAAAAGCTGTGATAGCTAATGGAGGGCTGACAGCATCCAACccgtcagaaaaaaaaaaaaaaatcgggtAAATCTTATTCAGCCTTGTCCAGGTTAGTTGAAAAGTGTTTTGATTAATGTTACAGATTACTGAGCCTGCCGTGGTCATGCTGAATGCGCTAACGCAGTGTAATGAGGAGAAGCCCTTAGTGGAGAAAAGCAGCCAATGGGGCCTTTATTTCCCCATCGTAAAGTCTGTGTTTCTAGATGTGTGTGTGCAAAGGCTTCTGCAGAAGCAAGCTGAATAGCAATGCGTTGAAATAATGCCTCTGCATTTCTTTCCGTGGCACCAAGTCTGCTTGAAAGAGTCtctatttctgctttctttctctttactcTTCCCAATTTACTGCTGCTCCTGTTTTTTCTCACTCTtaccttctttcttctttgatgTTGTGCCTGAGGCTTACAGCAGTTTCCCACACTATAAATAAGCTATCCCCTCATGAGTCCTGTCTTTTTTGATTTCCTGAAAGATTTACCTCTAAAACCTTGCTATGCCCAAACGTGCAATTTTTGATTGTATTGCTATGTGCAGTTTCTTTATTGGCATTGGTTTTGCTGTAGGAGGTGGAGGCTGGACCTGGGGATGTGAAGATAATGTGAAATCTTATGAGAGTGCATGATCAATTAAATGGTGTGCTTCAGCACCAGTGGGTCAAGTctattaaagaaacattttgaagaagtgctttttactttatttttaaaacttagtAAACTGTGTTGCTTTGGggtaattttgtatttattttatagaaaaaaaaaaagaaatgcaaatgcttTGGAATAATCATACAGGCACATCGTATGTAAAGAGTAATTTTGAAATGGCACCATCAGCCTAGATCACTGCAGCTTGTATTATATAAATAGTTGTCTGCTAGGAATATTTTCTTGTACCTCTTGCAGTACAAAGTAGTTACTTACCTGTACTGCTTACAGCAGGCAGTTGCCTTTCCTGTATCGAGGCGATAGCATCCAACCCAGCAGGCAGTATAGCAGATCTTTTGTTTTGGCACACGTGAGAAGTGGTTAAACCCATCTTTCAGGATACTGAGAGTGAAAACCCAAACCCTGATTCAGGGTGGAGAGGTGATTTCGGAGGATAAAGAGCCCTGCAGATAAAGACAGCTGTCAGAATGGGTGACGTGGGAGAAAAGCTGCCCCTAATGGTAGTGGCTGCTGTATTAATTCGGGTTTGGGGCAGTGGCTCTCTTTCAGCCCAGGTTATGCTCTTGCTCATCTCTTTGGTCACTGCACATGCAAACATATCTTGCTCTTActgttgctgctgcttgcttACAGCACTCATGTTAATGACTAGTTGGTGCTTGCAGGTTATTTCCCTGGCTAGTTTGTGGTGGCTTATGTCCTCCTCTTTTAGTTCTTCCCTTATCGGTATGATCACTTGCTTCTTGCCtgctcagcttttatttttggatgAAACTGTGTGTATACAAATGTGTGTGTAAGTAGATGTATTTATGTAGGCTGTCAATGCTCGAGGCCATTGTGCATTTCTCAGccaccttttgttttgttttgttgccttCTCCCTCCTTGTCTCACCCTGTGTCTTTAATTTTATCAGCCACTGGTTTAAGACTCACCTCAGGGTGCCCAGCTGGACTTGCTGTTACAACTTGATCTCTGAAATCCACATTCTTGCTGCTCTTGAATTACAGCAGTTAAATTTTAGGATCATTCTCATTCCAGACCCATCATCCCTCAAAGCGCTGATCTCCTGCATGTTTGTGGGCATTAGAAGTTCCTAATACCCAAGATCTTAGACCAGTTTGAGggttccttttttatttaaaggtcCTCATTAATACAAACATAGTTGGACTTTGCAAACTTTgctccttttcccttctcctaaTACAGGCTGGCATTTTATGATTTAATCCTCATGATGGTATTAATGTTGCACTTAAGGATAGTTGCCAAGAAAGATTACTTGCTGTGCAAGTGTTGGTAGCATGTTTTAGATATATCCTTATCCAtgtaatatttatgaaatatgcTTCACAAGCACAAATCGTTATTGATTGTGCTGAAGAAGTAATGTCGCTGTACTTTTAAGATAAAACTCAAATTCTGAGAGGATAGGGAAAGCCAGAGGTGCCCagctcagagagaaaaaaaaaaaaagaaataaaagccagCCAAAACCAGCAGCCAAAACCAGCAGCATCCTTGTCTCAGATCTCACTCAAgacagcccagcccagcccaggggtCTTGTGCACGTGTGCTGTGTCCCGTGGTGGTTAACGTGGGGTTTTTCTTCTCAGTGAAGTACGGTGGGTCTGCTTTGGGGTACCTGGACCACGTGCTGGTGATGGAGGAAATTTCTCGTGCGTCAGCAGCTGTGGGGCTTAGCTATGGAGCCCACTCCAACCTTTGTATCAACCAGCTGGTGCGGAACGGCAACGAAGCCCAGAAGGAGAAGTACTTGCCCAAGGTATAAGGCAGGATGGGGACTGGAAAGCATCCTGGTTTAGGTGGTGGTTTTGGGGACGAGGTGGGGGGAAAGGGGATTGCTTTAAGGTGTTAGGGAATACAATAGATTTTGCTGCATGATGAGGTTTGGAACAATAAAATACAACAGAGTGCACTAGATTTAATTTGCTGTTGCTGATCTGGTCTGTCACTATCcatgttttctgaaagcatGTTTGTGCCTGGCTTCTTCTATCCAGCTCCTGTGTGTAGATATAGGGGTGAAGAGTCAGAGTTGCCACTGTATCCACATGCTTGTGGAATGAatacttttttaatgaaaaaacatACCCTTCTTGCACAGAGGGTCTACTTGTTTCAAGTAGGCAGCAACAGaataaagccaaaaaaaaaaattgtaactcacaaaaaaacagcagttttttaaaattatttttaatattttactttcctGGGAATTTCGTGCCTTTCTGTGCCTTTCCTTTGACAAACAACCGTCTGCTTTAAAGTGTGTAGATGCAAGGAGGGATGTACAGTTAGCAAGAGCTGAAAgtagctgctctgcagcactccTGAAGTACCAGAGCAGTGCATGGTACAGATGCATGCAAAGATGAGCTTTCTTTCGTTGTGTGCAGCGTTTTAAGCACCAGCTGGTTTCAGTGCTCCAGCCTTTAGGAAATACTATATTAACCAAACTTGCCTTTCCCTAACTTGATAATTTTGATTCCTTAATTTGCATTGAAAGAGCATCTTGTTGAACTCAGAATTTGTGTAGTCTTTGTACCTCAGCCTGTGTCGGGTCCCATGCCTGCAGGCAATGAGGATGGGGCAGTACCTGAGTTATGGGGAGCTGGGACAGGCAGAAAGCCTCTGCAGACCTTTGTCACCAAAGGAGGCTGTGGAGTGACACTGgataatatttttcaaacttcCTAAAGTGCTTGGAGACTTCTGTGCTTCTTGCTccttatatattttatattctgcAGTTTTTACTACCCCAGTGCTTGGTTTGCTGCCTGTGCTAATTAACTGTGAGCATCTTCATCACGTAAAGTTCTGATGTTTGTAACCTGCCTGGTAAACAGATTTCTCTGTTTATACATGTGGAGAAATGTAACTGAATCCCAGCTACTGAAATTATCACCGCAATAAACTTGACTTAAACCATGTGCAAGGCACAGTGTTGCTTCCTCAAAGCATTCTTGTGCAGCTTGGCAATACACAACCCCAAGCTGTCCTCGTTGCTGCTCAGGAGTGTTTTAATGCCATCATTCGCTGGCTTTCAGCATGAGATGTGCTGTCCCTAGTTCCAACTCGCCTTGGTTCATGCTGAAGTCCTGTGGTACTTATTTAATTAGCATTGAGCATATCACTGACTGCTGGTGAAATGCACTAATGTATGGGATTCTTTGAACGTAGCTTTTAAGcatggaactttttttttttgttaaaaagaagGGGGATCAAAAGGAGAGAATGGATGAAAGTGCATGGGGGGAGAATCAAGGAGAAAAGCTCAGGATGAAGGAACAGGAAAGGGGAAGCAGCAGCTATGCCCAAGCCTGGCATGAGCAGGCACAGAAGCAGTGTGTCCACCTGCTATTTAAGTAGGAGTGTGGGGAGACAGGGCTATGGGAATGCTGCTAAGAACTTCCCAATCTATTTTCACAGCCCTTACTGGCGTCTTGTGTTCAATAACTCTTGTTTATCTAAAAGGGCAGTTGTGAAGCATGGAGCAAGGAGCTTGTGAAAGGCATATGGCTGCCTGCATGGTTCTTTTGGCACCTTCCTGGAGAtagctgcctgcagctctgtgtaTAAAGCACTCACTCAGATGTGAGTTGagccatcctcctcctcctgctgtgctttggtgCTGTTacctcagcacagcagcacaggggagCTCCTTGTGAAGACTCCACTAGGAGCAAAGTCTCTTTTTGGCAGCCCTTGCATGGAATAGCTAGGATGGAGatacagcacagaaaaagaagtgGAAGGCACCCtaaagaaggaacagaaaaaatgcTACTATTCCACctctttttcttgtatttgtcTCTTCCAGCTAATCAGTGGGGAGCACGTTGGAGCCCTAGCGATGAGCGAGCCTAATGCTGGATCTGATGTTGTGTCCATGAAGCTGAAAGCAGATAAGAAAGGTAAAACCTGTCAGGTGCTTCCTGGGTGGGTAGCCAGCATAAATGTCTCCCGTAAACTTAAACTAACCTCCCTAACACCGTTCAGAAATGGTGCTTAGTCTTGGATTTGCCAAGCAATGTTAGTGGCCTTGTACAACCTCCCAGAATAATCTGGGATAAAGCAAACATACTGAAAGTGATAAAGCAAGGTAGTGAAGATGTAGAATGGGTGGTTGCATGTCCAAAAGTGGACTTCTGATTGTGGTGGTGGAATATGGTGGTATAATGGACCTATTGCTAGAAGCCTTCGTTTGTCAGGGATTCATTAAACTGATTTTGGACTCCAGAAATGAGTTTTCTTGAGCTCGAGaaagatttgtgtgtgttgtttgtgGGGATCCTTGAAAGCCAGTTTTGAAACAAATGGGGTGAGGATGTCGGTGTTGCTCTGTCTGTTGTGAGCTAACAGACTGCAACTCTGTACTTCCAGGGGACTACTTCATTTTGAATGGGAACAAATTTTGGATTACCAACGGGCCTGATGCAGATGTTCTCATCGTTTATGCTAAAACAAACCTTAATGCTGTACCAGCCTCCCAAGGTATAACTGCATTCATCGTGGAAAAGGTAGGTTTACATAGGTTTACAGTACTGTTTAGTAACTCTCacaattttattgtttgttttttttttaaagctacctCCTTCAGCCTAATGTGCTTGTTTAGAAACCAACTAGTTTTCTTTTCACAACTGTCACCCCCTTCCTCAAAGAGATGCTAATTCCTGCCTGAATTTTATAAACTCATGAGGTTAGGCCTCTGCCCCAGTGATACAATGGGTTGCACTGCCAGCTGGGAGCTCCTGGATTTTGGCATCCAAGCACCTAGCCAGCCTTTTGGGCTAGAAATATGGAGAGAACAGTCAAGATCCTAATAAAAATGGACTTTTGCTTGTTGCCCAAAATTGTCAGGAGTTACGGATACCCTGTAAATCTGTCCTACTGTCTGTCCTGTGATCTATCCATGCATTTTTTAATGTCAATACATTGAAATAGCTTTATTAattttccccctctttcttcCACTGCCCTTTTGGATTCCTGCAGTGACCCAAACATGCAAGTAAAAGTGATCAGAAACAGGACTTTTGATAGGGACCTCTTGGGAAGAGGGGATCTTTTGGggtctttcttcccttttagtTAACTGGGGCTATGCTAGACACATTTTCATCCCCACAAGGAAGATAGGAAGCTGTAATAACACAAATGGTACTGGAAATAGATCTCAGATCAGTAAACCTTCTGATGGCCTTACTGGACTGAGAGACTAGAATAGTTCAGGCACTGTCAGCACTTGCAGTCCTTGCTGTAGAGAAGTGCTTGTGTTGGCAGCTGGCCAAATCTCtatttgtttaatatttatgtGCAACAGAAAATTAATCCACTCCATTTGAAAAGTGGATCCACTCAGTTTGCCAACATGTCCACATTTCTCGGATTATTTGCTTCCTGCTTGTACTTGTGCCTGGTTTTGTCCCCACAGTGGGTGCTTCCTTGACTCCCTTCTGGTGCTCCACATGTACTCATGTGGTCAGGGAATTTCCCCCATCTGTAGTGATTTTTAGTCTTTCAGAATTGAGAGATATGAGACTCAGTTTTAATGTCTTGGCTTTTTTGCAGGGAACCCCAGGTTTCAGCACAGCGCAGAAGCTTGATAAGCTGGGAATGAGAGGGTCTAACACCTGTGAATTGATCTTTGAGGACTGTAAGGTCCCCGGTAAGCTGGCTTCAAATCATGGCAGTATGCATGCGGGGTGGTTCCTTGTCTTCTTGCTTAGATAAATAGGATCACCAATTACATGCACGTTCAGACTGTGACCTAGAGGGCTTTGTAGATGGTTATCTGCTCTTTGGCAACCTCCTAAGAGCTGGTGAAATTGGGAAGGTGTAGTCTGATGGATTCCAATGAAAAGGCACATCCCGTGTTAGATCACTCTTGTTTCTCCCTCAGGGACCTAACTCTTAACCACTGCTTTTACAAAGCCTAGATGAGGCTTTCAGAGAAACTTCTGATTGTTTCCATTAGAGCTCCCCAAATAGTACATAGGAGAACTTATTTGCATTGaagtttcttttctccagaaatgACTGAAGGCTACCTGCCAGCCTTCCGGTTTGTTTATAACATTTCTGAATTCTTGTGGTGTCAGGGCCTGAAAATAAATGTCCTTTCCGCTGTTAATACAGCAGGGGCAACTGTAGTGGCTATTTTTGTTGATAGAAAGTTCACAGCCACTCTACAGCAAGTAGAGGAGATCCCTTATCTGAACTCCAGAAACTCCCAACAGCATTTCTGCAGAGCAAGCATCTCCACTGCTCCCCATACACAAAACAGCTGCTTTGCAGCATGTGGAAGGGTTTCAGCTGAAATCTGACGTTTCTGACTTGACTGAATCCCTCCACTCTGAAATCAGAAAGTCCAGTACCCGAGTCTTCAGATCATCTTCTGGGTAATCATCTGCACAGAACAGCATGTTCTCATGGTAACAAGATTCCATTTTCTGATAGCTCGGGGAAGCACATCGCTGCATGTTGGAAGTTAACACACTTTGCACTATGGCCATTAATGCTGCTTCTGATTTTCTGCATTGGCAGCTGAAGCATTTTGCTGTTTCATATGTCTGCAGGATCTTTCTCTCACATCAAAATGTCTTCCTCTAGCACTGCAATTCCATCAGCTTTAAAATACAGGGGGTTCGTTGTCAGCCATGCTACAGTGAGTGTTTTTTCTCATACTTAGTGGATTCATTTGGTCATGTTGCTTTCATAAAAGTTGGTTCAGAGCGTCAACTTTCATTGCTGTGACATGCAGCCAGCAAGCCCACCCCCTCCTTGCACAGTCAACACATATTCTTCAGCAACCTATCCATCCCTTTTCCCAGGACGTACAGGAAAATATTCAGGCTATTTggtcctttttgtttgttttcaagctaTTAGATGTCATTACTTCTGAACAGTTACGTCACTTTATTATTACTCATTCCTGCATTTATGTTCTGTTCTTCAAAGTGATGTTTGCTattagtgtttttctttgtttctggagGTGTGTGGGGGAGCAGATGCTGAGTTTTTTCTCTGAGAGCCAagcatcatttttcattttttaaactcATGATCCTGGTCCTGTAGAAGCTGGACTTTTCCATGCAGTACACCAGCATGCTCTTCAACAAGCAGCAGAAGACAATGCAGTCCTTGAGCCTCTGCCCCTGAAAGAGATTATTTGCTTCAGGAGATTAGCTGCACGTGTCCACAAGTCCTGCCACATTTTCTCATTGCATATTGCACCTCTCAGATCTCTTGTGATCAAAGCCTGAAGCATATGTCAGTTCTTCTACAGGGCATGCTAAGTGAATAATCTCTGTCCATCTGCAAAACAGAGTTGGTAGGCTGTAAGTTCTCTCCTGACTGCAGGAATACTGCCGTACTGAGATGAGCCTTTTGTTCCTGCTTCTGTTTATATTGTTAACATCAGTGCATACTTTAAGTTGTCCCACAATGACACGGCTTTCAGTCTTTTTCTCAGCCCATTatcaaatatgttttttttttctgttctatttttacagaaataataCTCATCTttgaaaatgtgtatttgtaACAAATACAATGTTCTGCTCTGTTCCCCTCACAGAAGGGGTGATAAGTTTGCATTTTCCAGTCTCAGAAGGCCAATGTATAACCCCAACACATGCTGAGTGGTGAGCTTTGGTTGGTTGCCCATGCAAGTTTTGATTCCTGTATTAGGAATGCCCAGTGAGGTGACCTGAGTATATCAGATGAGAATTTGGACGGTATTGGAAATGAATGCAATGTCTGCTGAGTGTGGTAACACCTTTTGGTCACTGTCAGTTTGGGTTAGATACAAAATAATGGGATGGTGAAGAGGGCTCCCAGTTTGTCCTCGAGGTGATTGTCTCCTATTCACGTTGATACAAATGCTAAGCTGGAAGGTCTCAGCTCAGATACACTTTATAACCATttactgcttttcctttttggctTTGTTTGGATTGAAAAGATGTTTCAGTGTCAGGGAGTGTATGCATTGAAACTCAGCCTGTCTAGCTCACCCTGAATGTTTGCAACTCAAGCCGGAAAGAAAGTTGTGCGTGAGTAAAAGCTTACcaatcattttcttttgcttgcagCTGAAAATGTCTTGGGGGCACTGAGCAAGGGAGTCTACGTGTTGATGAGTGGGCTGGACCTGGAGAGACTCGTGCTGTCTGGTGGGCCGCTGGGGTAAGGGTTTGTCATCTTTCATAGATTATAAGGCTGGAAAGATGGTTCACAACCACCTGGCCCAGTGGGGTCTCCAGGTGGGATCGCACCTCTCTGTAGGATACTGAGATACTGGGGCAGCTttggagagaagaggaaagtgTGACTGGAGGAGGTGGCTGGGTCGGaagcaggagcagagagatCTGTAGCTTCTGGGAACTCGTTAGCTGTGTTATAACTGCTCTAATGGGCTCCTGCTGGAGGGTGCTCAGCTCGGCACTCCTaggcagctgcagggagctctTCTTTTGCTCTGCTAGAGCTCCATCTTTTCTGTTAGCTCTCCTCACCTCTCCGTTCTTCATGGAGGCTTTTCTCCGTTTGAAAGCATCTAGGTGAAACATGTTGAGGGCTAAGGGATAAAAGAAGCAATGCAAGAAGGAAAGTTTGGGAATCCCTGCCCTCTGGTGTTGCGCAGGCGAGGTGGTTCTCTGGATTGATCATCCAGAGCATGGTTTTGAAAATGTTGGTCTTGACATAAATGTTACCAAGAGTGGGAAGTCTGCTTCAGTCCCTGAAAGCTGGGAATAGCCAGCTCTGCATTTGTGTTACTGATTCTTTAAAACTTAAAAGCACTATCCAGATTGCCACATAGAAGGATCTTTGGACTGGATAAAAGGTTTGTTATTCGCTTACTCAGTCCTTAAGGTTCCTAACAACTTACTTTTCACCAAACAGCCCCTTTGTCTCCTCCTAAGTGGTCTCTCTGTGCTAACTCTCATGTGGACAGATTATCTTCTACAAAGCAGGAAGAGGGTTTTTCACCATTCTTATTCTTGTCTACGCTTTTTTATGTCATCGGCTAATGCTCCTTTTGTTGGTCTTCTCTGGAGACATAAGGCAGCACAAGCTGTCCTAGCTACAGCTGTAAGAAAACTCTTCAACGCCCCATCTCATTTCCCTGAATTAAGGAGGTGAGACCTTGCCCCAGGATGTCCCAAACGAGCAACATGGAGAACACTGTGAAGAGAAACTGTGGCCTCTTAGATTTTATAGCATTGTTTGAGTGCAGCTATAAGGGAGACGGCagttttttgtggtttttttttttttttttaggtagaAGAACCTTTTTGCCTTAGACTGAGCTTGCAAGAtttcaacattatttttctgttgattgTTCTGTTGTCTTCCTTCTCCTATCTAGGATCATGCAAGCTGTTCTTGACCATGCAATTCCATACCTACATGTAagagaagcatttggacagaaAATTGGCCAGTTCCAGGTGAGACAGAAGAGGAGTTAGaagtttttgtctctttttttttttttcttaaagagaaGA is part of the Anas platyrhynchos isolate ZD024472 breed Pekin duck chromosome 5, IASCAAS_PekinDuck_T2T, whole genome shotgun sequence genome and harbors:
- the IVD gene encoding isovaleryl-CoA dehydrogenase, mitochondrial; protein product: MAAAALRRAAVTAGGAGRRRALGWPRRGCAGLAVDDAVNGLSDEQRQLRQTMTKFCQEHLAPKAQQIDQENEFKGMREFWKKLGELGVLGITAPVKYGGSALGYLDHVLVMEEISRASAAVGLSYGAHSNLCINQLVRNGNEAQKEKYLPKLISGEHVGALAMSEPNAGSDVVSMKLKADKKGDYFILNGNKFWITNGPDADVLIVYAKTNLNAVPASQGITAFIVEKGTPGFSTAQKLDKLGMRGSNTCELIFEDCKVPAENVLGALSKGVYVLMSGLDLERLVLSGGPLGIMQAVLDHAIPYLHVREAFGQKIGQFQLMQGKMADMYTRLMACRQYVYNVAKACDHGHINAKDCAGVILYSAECATQVALDGIQCLGGNGYINDYPMGRFLRDAKLYEIGAGTSEVRRLIIGRAFNAAFK